TGTGAATTCATGATCTCACGGTAGTAGTCTGTAGTCTCTGCCATGCTGAAAAAGGTTCCTTTGAACTTGTATGCGTGATCACATATGCCATATGTATCAGTGTAGTCCTGGACTTTTACAATATGAGGTCGCTTCGGATCATCTATGTCACTATAGTTATGGCTACGAAGCGATTCTAAGCGATTGGCCATTTCTACGGctatgtttgtgtgtttgtttgttttgggtttaacgccgtttttcaacagtatttcagtcaagtaacggcgggcagttaacctaaacagtgttcctggattctgtaccagtacagaccttttctccgcaagtaactgccaacttccccacatgaatcagaggtggaggactaatgatttcagacacaatgtcgtttatcaaatagtctaCGGCTATGTTACCTTACCTTGGTGTTGGACCGCTTGGGCGAGggattttttaaagacatttgttATGGACTGGATaggtaaaagaaaacattttcagtattttgctGTGTTTATCAAACCACCTCTCTACCCAGGTCACACGTTCTTATGTAATTGTTGTGTTTCTTCTGACATTTCTGATCTCGCCGATGTATTGTGACTGTTTTGCAGCTAGCGATTCTAtcttttcaatatttctattCATACCCTTaaatagactggctcccgtccctatgtttttttataatttaaagagGAAGTAACTCCCACAGGCTGTTTCTATATGGACATTTTTATTGCCCGTGACTCCGAAGATAGATTTGGCCATCGGGTAAATATGTTCTATTTTAAAGGCTTAACATTTACTAAAAATGttgcagtatttaaaaaaataaccatgcaggcGGAGAGCCAGGCTAACCCTTGAACAAAATTGTTTCTTGTCTGTTGAAACTTTAAAGAAATCGCTACTGTCAGCACTACTATTCTTTGTATCAGATAGTACATGTATGATGTGAAGTATTTTCAAGAAAGAAATAATCAAAATGCGAACTtcacttttatttacataaatttgcaaggttaaagcaaaagaaatatatgctctgatctaaaaaaaaacacaactcattttgaaataaatgcacTGAAGAATATGaatcagaaaaataaaatgcaacacTACCAACTTTCTTTTATGATACAACACAGTATAACATATATAATGTAACTATATACAAAAattcttttcattgttttatcgttatgaaaacttgtgtgcaGCGTATCACCAGTAGGAGTTTAGAAAATCTTAATTATATCTCTTATCATATAACACATTTATTTCTGTAACTGCTGTAATTTCTGTTGTGCAGCGTTAAATTGTGCaacatatataatgatataaaatgctGTGACAACGATACCGACGATAATGCTGGTTATCAATAGGTTCCTAGCCTGAATTGCCGACCTTTCAGCTCTCTCGTAGTCACCCACTGCCGCACGTTCATTTGCCTACGAAATATATAATTACTCAGTAAGTTGGTTTTAGTCTGTCTGATATCTCAGTATTTGAACATTTTCTGATCTGAAGAAAACACAGGGATACTTAAATCTTACCTATCAATAATGGACATGGGTAAATGATATACGAAGTTTCAttcatttaatgtacaaaaggCAAATGATTTCTCCGTTTTGACTAACTTCAGCTTCATGTTTTTGGGACCATAAAGTCAATTTAATGTTGACTTTCGCCTAAGCTCGTGCAAAGATGCggtgcactttccattacctctcgaGGACAGCCTGAACGAAACGGAGTCTGGGTCTGGTTATGTATTGGCAACCAACATTGCAAAAGACCGAATACGTAGGCTATGGCAATATGGCATACATCAGTACACAAGGTATTTCATGCAGGAagaattgcaaatattttatgaatgcaTGGATACTGATAAAATATGTAGACGTACAAAATCGTTTGTTATAGCTGGGTTGTTAAATGtaatttaaggtagtggatccgaaatgacactcggcaatttccgtttggATCCGAactgacactcggcaatttccgtagcGGATCCgaaatgacactcggcaatttccgtttggATCCGAAATGACACTCAGTAATTTCCCTTTGGATTCGAAATGACACTCGGCAATACCCGTAGCGGATCCgaaatgacactcggcaatttccgtagcGGATCCgaaatgacattcggcaatttccgtagtGGATCCtaaatgacactcggcaatttccgtagtGGATCCGAAATGGCACTCGGCAATTACCGAAGTGGATCAtaaatgacactcggcaattccCGTAGTGGATCCGAAATGACACTCAGCAATTTCCGTAGTGGATCCGAAATGACACTCACCAATTTCCGTAGTGGATCCgaaatgacactcggcaatttccttAGTGGATCCtaaatgacactcggcaatttccgtgcgattacgtattcACGATAACCAGTTCGGCATTATTTGGCCGTAATCGTACCTCAATGCGCGGACAGCTTtacgaaaaaaaaagacaaaaaaaacaaaacaaaaaaaaacaacaacaaaaaacaacagaagaatGACGAAATCGCGTGCGGAGCATACGTAATTcgtcgattgtcattacgggtccactaccttgaaagataaatatttcgttgttgaaaataataatcctaccttaTTTGCATGAATGACAGCAGCCAAACCTAAAGGCCAACAGCAAAACAGACATGCAAGTATAGACGGTATCGTGTAATTAGTATGTCGCCTTGGATATATCATTGCAACAGTTCTTTGTGGTTGATTTACAACCTGAAGAAAAgacttaaattttcatttttatatcatttacagAATCCCGTGGGGCTTGTTGGTGCTCGAGTGAGGTAGGGATCAAAGTAGCccaagggattctgcagatgctgTAATACGAAAAAGTAAAACATACGTTAACAATTACTAGCATGAAACGTGTGAAAAGCTAAATTTCATTTCCGTTTAGACTCGTTTTAATTTTGCATTATAGAGCCGTTATACATTTAAGTTTCGTGGAACGcacatatatataaatgtgtgttCAGAGCACGTGATCTCCTTGTTGTTAACAAACGCTAAAACACCCTTTAAAATGGCAATGATGCAGTTTTGTGCTagaatttaatttacaaaatataaaagagaCTGAATAACACTGACTACATATGCAGCTGACTCTCTGGGGACGGAGTTCTGTTGCTGTATCACTAAAGGCTGGTGTGGTGGTGTCGCATCATTGTTGTAACTAGCTTCTGTTCCAATGAAACCATCCTCTGACTGACAGTGTCCTAAGAACATTGAATTCattaataaattgtaaaaacGAAACTCCAAAAGGCATTAACGAAGTCAACCTTCACCGAAATCCACATCtccaaccaaaaaaaatcacTTTCAATTATATTTACAATCAGTCATAACTGATACAAAAATATTGCTAGGTAATAAttgttaagatatttaaaacGAAAAATAAGCGATATTTTATCACTGTTTAGTTTCTTAATTTATTCATTATCCTAGTGATCTTGCTTTAAACGTTGCAGTGTAGCgaaaaatcttaatatttaaataaaaaagggaatATATCACGATTTTCTTAATTAATTGATATCAATCAAGaaccagaccaaataatcatgtTAGGAAAGGTTTCGGATCTAGTCTTTCAGTTTTAAGGGAagtcatttcattttgtttaaattgttcatatatttctcagattattttgatttgctaCTAGCTGTCTGGTTAAGTGACGTTAAAGACTCGTCGAATAGAGGAGGTTCGTCTCCATTCTGTTATTCGTACCAGTGTAACCGTCGGTTGGTTGgttattttctagaaaaaaaataaataaagaaaaatatgtttgagaTTCCATAAACTTTGAAAGTCCAATTCCATAACTATAAAAACTTCAAACCTAAAGtagcattttacatttttaaggaGGGTAGGCTTGAGTGCGATGTAATACATCTAAAAGTCAATCATTTCCAACTGATTTACTCATAGCAAAATTTAGAATTAATTGATAACTTATCAATAATAGAAACCTTAAATTGATACACTGTGAAATCAATTAAGTTCGTGAGCATGGAATTTCGTGCTCTTGACCGAAACAGCTATTTTGCTAGGGTATGAATTCGTAGATTTCatctttatttgttcatttggaTATTTATCGTGGATCAAAGGAACAACGAAGTCCACGCATTTGATCCCCCACAAACattaacaatttaaaattcacaGCCATGTTATAAGACGACAAAAGCAGAAACATCGAATCGACACGTGCATTGCTGATCCACCTTTACCGTAACAAGGGTTTTCCCCTGATTTCTGTTTAGATAATTTATAAGACAATACCATATTATgctaacaaatattttcaaaattttgatttttacaaatttcaacaatggaaaaatatatttttggccaTAAAACGGATGCTGGAAcagatattttgttaaaaaagatcCTACTACCATTCTCAGAGATGTTTTAAATGATGTACTATTTATATCGAGAACTTGCAAAATAAATCTGCAATTCACGAAAAATCTTGTTGAGAATTAGGTGAATAAAAAAGTAATGgaagtttgactttaaaaaaatgtatatttcatagatGTATTGCTAGAGATCAATACATTACACCAATACCTACTGTCATACCTGTACTTACATGACACTCATTGAAAGGAATAACGAACTAGCTATATGATTTTATACTGTGTGATAAAACACTTTCTTCAAGATTCGatttacttagaaaatattaaatagttttgttgtgtttaatataattgagccgcaccatgggaaaaccaacatagtggctttgtgacaagcatggatccagaccagcctgcgcatccgcgcagtctggttaggatccatgctgttcgctaatggtttctcttattgtaataggctttgaaagcgaacagcatggatcctgaccggtctgcgcggatgcgtaggctggtcaagatccatgctggtcgcaaacccactatgttgtttttctcatggcgcggttcatattaTGTGTCCTATGTTGCACATAATAATACATCCAAATTTcagcttaacccttaccatgctgaatttctataatgaacctgtccatctttcaatttggacattaccattaactgttcaaaaggggtgcttaccaaaatgatactgactgaatgtcgaacagtgtagatcttgatcacaCTGCACGGATGTGGAGGCTGATCATGACTCTACACTAGTagtaaaggcagaatcagtcgtgcccagcatgataagggttaagaaaaaGATCTGAATTGATTTTATTGGACTTGACACATTTTCCGAAGTcttatagtatgtatgtatttgaaaaccacagttattcatttataactTGGTATTATATATCCTTTATTGGCTCGGTAGTGAGGACTACCTTTAAAGGCAACTATACGGAAATTAAGTAAGAAGTTTCAGAAAGGTTTAAATAACATGCTTACAAATGATCAAATCTATATTACAATGCTCAAGTTTAAAAATGTCTGACTTACAGTAATGTGTCTATATATCGTGGATACTTCAGAAgcaaatgataaatgataaaatgcgCATATGTCTTGACATTTATGAAGTTAATGCAGCTATCAATCTAAGATCTAACCTCATGGTTAACTATCCTAATTGTCAAAACTCCAATTTGTATGAAACGGGTGTATAATTAAGGTTTTGTCATATTGCAATTGACTAAAGTTTCCAACCAACTTACGACACATATCATCCCAGCTGTACCTTTTGTTTCATAGTAAGTATCTCTATAAACTCTactctttaatttttaaaaaaatgaagtaaCTAAAACTGGCTTCTTTCCTAAATGGAAATCCGTCTGAGATCTATAGTATTATGTCTCCCAAAGACAAAGAAACGGATGgaatttttttatatcttttgatcaatcataacaaaaaatattttgggttTTGCAACCTTTCTGGGTTTTGTCAGGAAAAGATCAGTCAGGAAACTGTTCAAGTGTATACTGTGACGTTTGAGGTCACATGACTCACATCACGGAAACGGAAATCTCATCATCACGGAGATCACATCATGGAGATCTTAAGAGAAAATAAGAGACGAACAATTCTTGAATTTCACCTGTTTGGTAATTACAGCTTTTCCAACCGTTTAGATAAAGGAAGCCGTTATTTAGTTATTTCCGTGTAATCTCGAAATATAAATTCATCCGGGAACATCAAATTCAATATGGTAGTGTGCTGCATACTCACATATGTGAATATGTAAAACCTATTCTTCGAGAACCAAAATATAGTTTGATCTCGCATGGAAACAAACAAATGATCCACGCCATGAGGGAACCAAtatagtacgtttgcgaccatcgtggatccagaccagcctgcgcatccgcgcagtcttgtcagaaaccatgctgttcgctttcaaagcctattgcaatgtagggataacgcatgttatttcgtgttataacatctgcagaatcccaagggactGGTTGGTACCCGATCCcagtagggcgagggtaccaacaaTTCCCGAggaattctgaagatgttatcacatgaaaagaacatgcgccaacgctattctagcataaaacgcgtaaaaccaagtaaatgaatgcATTGTCGTTCAACGCCAGtaaatttccatgaaacgcgcgggaatgtctgcgttgtttttcaagttgacgtcatttccttttgaattatccgttttcgGGCCgttatacgtttacgctttgccacggaacgcgcatatatatcAAGGTCTTATAACAGCActcgagcgcgagaatctctctgttaaaacacgttttctcTTCTTTTaaacccccccacccccctccccccccccccctcacaaaAAAGAAggcaataacagcagttttatgctaaattagagaaactgttagcgaatagcatggatcctgatcagattGCGCAGATGCGCTTTGTGCACAGTTACAATCTAAACCTATTCATTTTGCAATTGTATCATCACGTGCAAAATCCATTTATGTTAAAAATGAATAGACAAATGAATTATTTTGATAATGTTATAAAAATGGGCATATATCTTATGTTCttctttttcaagtttattcTCGA
This window of the Mercenaria mercenaria strain notata chromosome 5, MADL_Memer_1, whole genome shotgun sequence genome carries:
- the LOC123558568 gene encoding uncharacterized protein LOC123558568; the protein is MNSMFLGHCQSEDGFIGTEASYNNDATPPHQPLVIQQQNSVPRESAAYVVVNQPQRTVAMIYPRRHTNYTIPSILACLFCCWPLGLAAVIHANKANERAAVGDYERAERSAIQARNLLITSIIVGIVVTAFYIIIYVAQFNAAQQKLQQLQK